A region of Dictyostelium discoideum AX4 chromosome 1 chromosome, whole genome shotgun sequence DNA encodes the following proteins:
- the top2 gene encoding DNA topoisomerase II yields MSDSENDYSDESSGSEYESPVKKGKSAPKKPAAAGSKKKASATRKPAAKKATTTTTSTTKKSTTSKKSESDNDDFSGDDKSSSSDNENVFKNIASSAKKGKSIEEIYQKKELLDQILLRPDTYIGSTERQEEELWVWEDKRMVHRKVSFVPGIYKIFDEILVNAADNKQREGNMKFIKVVIDREKGFISVTNDGAGIPIQVHSEHKIYIPELIFGNLLTSSHYDDSEKRLTGGRNGFGAKLANIFSTKFIVECADSKSKKLYKQTFTNNMRSKEDPKITSYQNKTDYTKITFYPELDRFGMVEFDDDLVALLSKRVYDIAGCNPTLKVSLNDEELGIRSFEKYINLYFPDEENAPKVYYEKVSDRWELAVTLSKESQFNQVSFVNSICTVKGGTHVTHALSNIVTAIQEQVNKKNKGSADIKPAFIKNHLSVFVNCLIENPHFDSQTKETLTSKISSFGSRCEPSEKFIKRVLDSKSGIVASILEFAQFKDQSALKRSTSSGGKKGKVSIPKLDDANLAGGTKSEDCTLILTEGDSAKSLATAGISVVGKDHYGAFPLKGKLLNVRDQSTKVINNDEINNIVTILGLKYGKVYETLSDLRYGHLMIMTDQDHDGSHIKGLIINMVHHFWPTLLRMPGFLVEFITPIVKVFKNNQKPISFYTMPEFLKWRETNDKGWDVKYYKGLGTSTPGEGKEYFSDLERHKIDFEWDEGANDNIELAFSKSRADDRKKWMAEHIEGTFLEQFGVKKLTYSDFINKELVLFSIADCERSIPNIVDGLKTSHRKTLYSCFKRNLKKEIKVAQLIGYVSEHSAYHHGEASLYSTIVGMAQEFVGSNNINLLNPAGSYGTRIAGGKDCSSARYIHTRLNDIARAVYHADDDPILSCVVDDGKKVQPKFYIPVIPMILVNGCVGIGTGWSSTIPNYNPRDLIQNMRLAIDGKPLKPIKPWYRGFLGSIEANQGSKVQGGQYLSKGIWKKLSDNRFEITELPIGFWTQDYRELLDELETPGTRKKKKEEKEKKAASRKGTKAKPTTTKRSKRVDDDDDNEKVTEATVKSYTNYSSESTIHFIIDTIQPVDEINIEKVFKLVSTINETNMVVFDEEGRIQRFATTTALQEHFFPLRIKHYQMRKDFLSERLSEEYSRLSNKARFILAVVNKELVISNVKKVDLINKLKEMKFDRIINKNSNKSARDKIKKKKNAFDEEDAAISSDEEKDGAQEEQDDDTKGYDYLLSLPLWSLTLERVKKLIEERDSKKKEWDILLSTPIQEIYKRDLDALEKALDDQDAYDESLKNQTESLKKRTKTKALPRAKKISAKVVKDTKEAPLTKLVKPTVKIPTTTDSNVSGSKRKKSDDTTSTSTSTTTSSNTKPIESFFAKEDKKPTPAVKKSTLVSLDSDSDFDDDVVVSSKPKAPPKKTSKVIELSDESDQESDQESDQGSDPESPPKRSKAPPKKPTTIATKKATTSKSKVIDDKSSDDEVIKAPTNRPTRSRVPPPKSLSFLDSDSDDDDLYDNEESSSDSD; encoded by the exons atgtctgATTCAGAAAATGATTATAGTGATGAAAGTAGTGGATCAGAATATGAATCACCAgtaaaaaaaggtaaatcaGCACCAAAGAAACCAGCAGCAGCAGGTAGTAAGAAAAAAGCATCAGCAACAAGAAAGCCAGCAGCAAAGAAagcaacaactacaaccacaaGTACCAcgaaaaaatcaacaacatcaaagaAAAGTGAATcagataatgatgattttagTGGAGATGATAAATCAAGTTCAtcagataatgaaaatgtatttaaaaatattgcaTCTAGTGCTAAAAAaggtaaatcaattgaagaaatttatcaaaagaaAGAATTACTCGATCAAATTCTCTTACGTCCAGATACTTATATTGGTTCCACTGAAAGACAAGAAGAAGAACTTTGGGTATGGGAAGACAAAAGAATGGTACATAGAAAGGTATCATTCGTACCAGGTATTTATAAGATTTTCGATGAAATTTTAGTAAATGCTGCCGATAATAAACAAAGAGAAGGTAATATGAAATTCATCAAGGTCGTAATTGATAGAGAAAAGGGATTTATCTCGGTTACAAACGATGGTGCTGGTATCCCAATTCAAGTTCATAGTGAACATAAAATCTACATTCCAGAATTAATCTTTGGTAATCTCTTAACAAGTAGCCATTATGATGACTCTGAAAAGAGATTAACTGGTGGTCGTAATGGTTTCGGTGCAAAGTTGGCCAATATTTTCAGTACTAAATTCATTGTAGAGTGTGCCGATTCAAAGTCAAAGAAATTGTATAAACAAACCTTCACTAATAACATGCGTTCCAAAGAGGATCCAAAGATCACCTCATATCAAAATAAAACCGATTATACAAAGATTACCTTTTATCCAGAACTCGATCGTTTTGGTAtggttgaatttgatgatgatttggTTGCATTACTCTCCAAACGTGTTTATGATATTGCCGGTTGTAATCCAACACTTAAAGTTTCCCTCAACGACGAAGAGTTGGGTATTAGATCctttgaaaaatatattaatctCTATTTTCCAGATGAAGAGAATGCACCAAAAGTTTACTATGAAAAAGTTAGTGATAGATGGGAACTTGCTGTCACTCTCTCAAAGGAGAGTCAATTCAATCAAGTTAGTTTtgtaaattcaatttgtACAGTCAAAGGTGGTACACATGTAACTCATGCTCTTAGTAATATCGTTACCGCCATTCAAGAACaagtaaataaaaagaataaaggTTCCGCAGATATTAAACCAGCTTTcattaaaaatcatttatcaGTCTTTGtcaattgtttaattgaaaaCCCACATTTCGATAGTCAAACCAAAGAAACTCTCACATCAAAGATCTCTTCATTTGGTTCTCGTTGTGAACCATCtgaaaaattcattaaaagagTATTAGATTCAAAATCAGGTATTGTCGCTTCAATTCTCGAGTTTGCACAATTTAAAGATCAAAGTGCTCTCAAAAGATCGACATCAAGTGGTGGTAAAAAAGGTAAAGTTTCAATTCCAAAATTAGATGATGCCAATTTAGCTGGTGGAACAAAATCTGAAGATTGTACACTCATTTTAACAGAAGGTGACAGTGCTAAATCTTTAGCTACTGCTGGTATTTCTGTAGTTGGTAAAGATCATTATGGTGCTTTCCCACTCAaaggtaaattattaaatgttagAGATCAAAGTACAAAAGTTatcaataatgatgaaatcaataatattGTTACAATTCTTGGTTTAAAATATGGTAAAGTTTATGAAACTCTTTCAGATTTAAGATATGGTCATTTAATGATTATGACTGATCAa gaTCATGATGGTTCACATATTAAaggtttaattattaatatggTTCATCATTTTTGGCCAACATTATTAAGAATGCCAGGATTTTTAGTTGAATTTATTACACCAATTGTTAAAGTTTTTAAGAATAATCaaaaaccaatttcattttatacaATGCCAGAATTTTTGAAATGGAGAGAAACCAATGATAAAGGTTGGGATGTCAAATATTACAAGGGTTTGGGTACAAGTACACCAGGTGAAGGTAAAGAGTATTTCTCTGATTTAGAGAGACATAAAATCGATTTCGAATGGGATGAAGGTGccaatgataatattgaattagCATTTTCAAAGTCTAGAGCTGATGATAGAAAGAAATGGATGGCAGAACATATTGAAGGCACTTTTTTAGAACAATTTGGTGTAAAGAAATTAACATACTCTGATTTCATCAATAAAGAGTTGGTATTGTTCTCTATTGCCGATTGTGAAAGATCCATTCCAAACATTGTAGATGGTTTAAAAACTTCACATAGAAAAACACTCTATTCTTGTTTCAAGAGAAATCTAAAGAAAGAAATCAAAGTAGCTCAATTGATTGGTTACGTCTCTGAACATTCTGCATATCATCATGGTGAAGCAAGTTTATATTCTACCATCGTTGGTATGGCTCAAGAGTTTGTCGgttcaaataatatcaatCTTTTAAATCCAGCAGGTTCCTATGGTACTAGAATTGCAGGTGGTAAAGATTGTTCAAGTGCAAGATATATTCATACCAGATTGAACGATATTGCCAGAGCAGTTTATCATGCCGATGATGATCCAATTCTATCTTGTGTAGTAGATGATGGTAAAAAAGTTCAACCAAAATTCTATATTCCAGTTATTCCAATGATTTTAGTAAATGGTTGTGTTGGTATTGGTACAGGTTGGTCAAGTACAATTCCAAATTATAATCCAAgagatttaattcaaaatatgaGATTAGCAATCGATGGTAAACCATTGAAACCAATCAAACCATGGTATAGAGGTTTCCTTGGTTCCATCGAAGCAAATCAAGGTTCCAAAGTACAAGGTGGTCAATATCTTTCCAAAGGtatttggaaaaaattaTCCGATAATAGATTTGAAATCACAGAGTTACCAATTGGTTTTTGGACTCAAGATTATAGAGAACTCTTGGATGAATTAGAAACTCCAGGTACtagaaagaaaaagaaagaagagaaagaaaagaagGCTGCTAGTAGAAAAGGTACTAAAGCAAAACCAACCACTACAAAGAGATCAAAGAGAgtcgatgatgatgatgataatgaaaaagtcACTGAAGCAACCGTTAAATCATATACCAACTACTCCTCTGAATCAACTATTCATTTCATTATTGACACCATTCAACCAGTCGATGAAATTAACattgaaaaagtttttaaactCGTTTCCACAATTAATGAAACCAATATGGTAGTATTCGATGAAGAAGGTCGTATTCAAAGATTTGCAACCACCACTGCCTTACAAGAACATTTCTTCCCATTAAGAATCAAACACTATCAAATGAGAAAAGATTTCCTCTCTGAGCGTCTCTCTGAAGAATATTCTCGTCTTTCAAATAAAGCTCGTTTCATTTTAGCCGTTGTAAATAAGGAATTGGTAATttcaaatgttaaaaaagTTGATCTCATTAACAAATTAAAGGAAATGAAGTTTGATAGaattataaacaaaaacTCTAATAAATCCGCTAgagataaaataaagaaaaagaagaatgcTTTCGATGAAGAAGATGCTGCAATTTCATCCGATGAAGAGAAAGATGGTGCTCAAGAGGAACAAGATGATGATACCAAAGGTTATGActatttattatctttaccATTATGGAGTCTTACTTTGGAAAgagttaaaaaattaatcgaAGAAAGAGATTCCAAAAAGAAGGAATGGGATATCTTACTCAGTACTCCAATTCAAGAGATTTACAAAAGAGATTTGGATGCATTGGAAAAAGCATTGGATGATCAAGATGCTTATGATGAATCACTCAAAAATCAAACTGAATCCCTCAAAAAGAGAACTAAAACCAAAGCACTTCCAAGAGCAAAGAAAATCTCTGCTAAAGTTGTCAAAGATACAAAAGAAGCTCCATTAACTAAATTGGTTAAACCAACCGTTAAAATTCCAACAACCACCGATTCAAATGTTTCTGGTTCAAAAAGAAAGAAGTCTGATGATAcaacttcaacttcaacCTCTACTACAACCTCTTCAAATACAAAACcaattgaatcttttttCGCTAAAGAAGATAAGAAACCAACACCAGCCGTTAAGAAATCAACTTTGGTTAGTTTAGATTCAGATTCTGATTTCGATGATGATGTAGTTGTATCATCAAAACCAAAGGCTCCACCAAAGAAAACTTCAAAAGTTATAGAGTTATCAGATGAATCTGATCAAGAATCTGATCAAGAATCTGATCAAGGATCTGATCCAGAATCTCCACCAAAGAGATCAAAGGCTCCTCCAAAGAAACCTACCACCATCGCCACTAAAAAAGCTACaacttcaaaatcaaaagtaATCGATGATAAAAGCAGTGATGATGAAGTTATTAAGGCTCCAACCAATCGTCCAACTCGTTCAAGAGTACCACCACCTaaatctttatcatttttagatTCTGacagtgatgatgatgatcttTATGATAATGAAGAGTCTAGTTCTGATAGtgattaa